The genomic DNA AACTGTTATAGGAGCAGTCGCAGGTGCTTTAGTAGTAAAGTTTATTCCGCCGGATATTTTACGTCCGTTAGTGCTTGTGATGTTGGTATTCATTGCCATTTATATTATTGCGAAAAAGGATTGGGGAAGTGTATCTACCTATAAGAAGATGACGAAAAGAAAAACATTAATATTTTTCTTTGTTATTTTAATGATAGGGTTTTACGATGGATTTTTTGGACCAGGGACAGGATCCTTTTTAATTTTTGCATTTTTATTAATTGGTTTGGATTTTATTCAAGCGGCAGCATCTGGAAAACTTTTGAACTTTGTTAGTAATATCGTATCGTTAATTACTTTTTTATTTTTAGATGTAATTCATTTTGAATACGGTATTATTATGGGATTATCGATGATTTTGGGTGCTTATTTTGGATCGAAGTTTGCAGTTCAAAAAGGTGTTGGATATGTAAGGACTTTATTTTTATTAGTTACTATATTATTGATCGGGAAAAATGTTTTGGAATATACTCATATTTTGTAGATTCATACGCATGTATGAATCTCTTTTTTTTATTATATTTTAA from Bacillus basilensis includes the following:
- a CDS encoding TSUP family transporter translates to MDELSFQVIILLIAFGFLAAFIDSVVGGGGLISLPALMFVGLPPASAIATNKLAATMGTFTSAIYFIRSGKVDFKIVGKLIPLTVIGAVAGALVVKFIPPDILRPLVLVMLVFIAIYIIAKKDWGSVSTYKKMTKRKTLIFFFVILMIGFYDGFFGPGTGSFLIFAFLLIGLDFIQAAASGKLLNFVSNIVSLITFLFLDVIHFEYGIIMGLSMILGAYFGSKFAVQKGVGYVRTLFLLVTILLIGKNVLEYTHIL